One window of the Halonatronomonas betaini genome contains the following:
- a CDS encoding GH36-type glycosyl hydrolase domain-containing protein: protein MNQLNKWKFTGENGEFELKHPDKSNYLYFPLANEAGMMSAITPRMHGDIKTDQNTFAMRPVSLEDLHNTKSARNFWVSTDQGEVWSATGNSAVQFSQKFTEDNSEEVKLKAGPLWHKITRENSNLNLKSEVLNFVPTNTDIVELMEIKLTNTGSRSTTLTPTAAVPIYGRSADNLRDHRHVTSLLNRIETIDHGVMVKPTLSFDERGHTVNNVSYGVVGATGSGEKPEGFFPIVEDFIGKGGNLEWPETIVDNKDNYLKAGESIDGYEAIGALRFADITLEPGEEVSYIIVIAIDESGGNFAELADKYCNQKSFVYYLDKNKEFWKEKLDTVQVQTGDSEFNNWMKWVTLQPILRRIYGCSFLPSHDYGRGGRGWRDLWQDCLALLLMEPEPVRELLYNNFSGVRIDGSNATIIGSEPGEFKADRNNIRRVWMDHGAWPFLTTKLYIDQSGDLEFLLRDQTYFDAGSNLLDKENNIYQGSIIEHFLVQHLTHFFGVGENNNFLLKNGDWNDGLDMAPEKGESVAFTALYGSNLLELADLFKSLKEKKAIDNIELARELLTLLDTINADVDYDSTEYKNQLLGEYHNRCQDGISGQKIKVSINNLISDLETKGHWIREHLNQNEWLENNAGHNWYNGYYDNDGQRLEGDHSEGTRMTLTGQVFPIMAGIPEDQQIEKIINSVDHYLKDESVGGYRLNTDFNEIKTNLGRLFGFAYGHKENGAMFSHMAVMYSNALYKQGFASAGHEVIDSIYQHCQDFETSRIYPGIPEYINQRGQGMYHYLTGSASWLLLTMVTEVFGVRGELGDLVLDPKLVPSQFDETGRAKIGTIFADKFLNICYINKDKLTAKDYKIKEVKLNDSPIVHEIKDGYAVISREIIEQLDNDSNNQIQVVLN, encoded by the coding sequence ATGAATCAGTTAAATAAATGGAAGTTCACTGGAGAAAATGGAGAATTCGAATTAAAACATCCGGATAAGAGTAATTATTTATACTTTCCTCTGGCCAATGAAGCCGGTATGATGTCAGCAATTACACCTAGAATGCATGGTGATATTAAAACAGACCAGAACACATTTGCCATGCGGCCTGTTTCGCTGGAGGATTTACATAATACTAAATCAGCCAGGAATTTCTGGGTATCAACTGATCAGGGAGAAGTCTGGTCAGCAACAGGTAATTCAGCAGTTCAATTTTCGCAGAAATTTACTGAAGATAATTCTGAAGAAGTTAAGCTAAAGGCTGGACCTCTCTGGCATAAAATCACCAGAGAAAATTCAAATTTAAATTTAAAATCAGAAGTTCTAAACTTTGTTCCCACCAATACAGATATAGTAGAATTAATGGAAATAAAGTTGACCAATACAGGCAGCAGATCAACAACCTTAACGCCAACAGCTGCAGTGCCGATCTATGGCCGTTCAGCAGATAATTTAAGGGACCATCGCCATGTCACCTCTCTACTAAATAGAATAGAGACAATTGATCATGGAGTGATGGTTAAACCGACTCTTTCCTTTGATGAAAGAGGCCATACTGTTAATAATGTCTCCTATGGAGTAGTAGGAGCCACAGGCTCAGGCGAAAAGCCTGAAGGCTTTTTCCCGATAGTTGAAGATTTTATCGGTAAAGGCGGCAATCTAGAATGGCCTGAGACAATAGTAGACAACAAAGATAATTACCTGAAGGCCGGTGAGTCTATAGATGGTTACGAGGCTATCGGTGCCCTTAGATTTGCCGATATCACCCTGGAACCAGGGGAAGAAGTCTCATATATCATAGTTATAGCAATAGATGAATCTGGAGGCAATTTTGCTGAACTGGCTGATAAATACTGTAATCAGAAATCATTTGTTTATTATTTAGATAAAAACAAAGAGTTCTGGAAAGAAAAACTGGATACAGTTCAGGTTCAGACCGGTGACAGTGAATTTAATAACTGGATGAAATGGGTCACCTTACAACCTATCTTAAGGAGAATCTACGGCTGCTCATTTCTGCCAAGTCATGATTATGGCCGGGGTGGCAGAGGCTGGAGAGATCTCTGGCAGGACTGCCTGGCACTACTTTTAATGGAGCCAGAACCAGTTAGAGAATTATTATATAATAATTTTTCTGGAGTCAGAATAGATGGCAGCAATGCAACAATCATAGGCTCTGAGCCAGGAGAATTTAAAGCAGATAGAAATAATATCAGGCGGGTCTGGATGGACCATGGAGCCTGGCCATTCCTCACAACTAAACTCTATATAGATCAATCAGGAGACCTGGAATTCCTGTTAAGAGACCAGACCTATTTTGATGCCGGCAGCAATCTATTAGATAAAGAGAATAATATTTATCAGGGCAGTATTATAGAACATTTTCTGGTCCAGCATCTAACCCATTTCTTTGGAGTTGGCGAGAATAATAACTTTCTCTTAAAGAATGGAGACTGGAATGACGGACTGGATATGGCACCAGAAAAAGGAGAAAGCGTTGCCTTTACAGCACTTTATGGCAGTAACCTTCTGGAACTTGCTGATCTTTTTAAGAGCTTAAAAGAGAAAAAAGCAATAGATAATATAGAACTGGCCAGAGAACTTTTAACCCTCCTGGACACAATTAACGCCGATGTAGATTATGATTCAACTGAATACAAAAATCAGCTTCTAGGCGAATATCATAACCGCTGCCAGGATGGAATTTCAGGCCAGAAAATTAAAGTCTCAATCAATAATCTTATCAGTGATTTAGAAACCAAGGGTCACTGGATCAGAGAACACCTCAATCAGAACGAATGGCTTGAAAATAATGCCGGCCACAACTGGTATAACGGCTATTATGATAATGATGGCCAGAGACTTGAAGGCGATCATTCTGAGGGGACACGAATGACATTAACAGGACAGGTCTTTCCAATTATGGCCGGTATTCCTGAAGATCAGCAGATAGAAAAGATTATTAATTCAGTCGACCATTATTTAAAAGATGAATCAGTAGGTGGCTATCGCCTGAATACAGATTTCAATGAGATCAAGACCAATCTAGGCAGATTATTCGGCTTTGCCTATGGCCATAAAGAAAACGGAGCCATGTTTAGCCATATGGCAGTAATGTATAGCAATGCCCTTTATAAACAGGGTTTTGCCAGTGCCGGTCATGAAGTCATAGATTCTATCTATCAGCACTGTCAGGATTTTGAAACCAGCAGGATCTATCCTGGAATCCCTGAATATATCAACCAGCGTGGCCAGGGAATGTACCATTATCTGACTGGAAGTGCCAGCTGGCTTCTACTGACCATGGTTACCGAAGTCTTTGGTGTCAGAGGTGAGCTCGGAGATCTAGTCCTGGATCCTAAACTAGTCCCTTCACAATTCGATGAGACTGGCAGAGCAAAGATCGGAACAATTTTTGCCGATAAATTCCTGAATATCTGTTATATCAATAAAGATAAACTGACAGCAAAAGATTATAAAATTAAAGAAGTAAAATTAAATGATAGCCCAATAGTTCATGAAATCAAAGACGGCTATGCAGTTATTTCCAGAGAGATAATAGAACAACTGGATAATGACAGCAACAATCAAATACAGGTAGTTTTAAATTAA
- a CDS encoding carbohydrate ABC transporter permease, giving the protein MNYSNKLESNTQRKAINIIKKVLLYSFLAAGVIITFVPFLYMFLLATRSRAEIFSSIFSLAPGQSFMDNYQILISNVPIWRNLFNSIFISTTATILTVFFCSLGGYGFSKYNFKFKDTLFFSMLATMMIPGLLSIIPWFIMMNFFGWIDTFYPMIIPGIANPFGIFLMTQFMNSIPYDVIDAARIDGCGEFEIFLKIILPMSKSGIGALSVLTFLGSWNVLMQPLLILQSRHMWTLPVALTRLADQAGIDHGAAMVGVIIAIAPILIAYIIGSKSILKGVMEGATKG; this is encoded by the coding sequence ATGAATTACAGCAATAAACTGGAATCAAATACACAGAGGAAGGCTATTAATATTATTAAAAAAGTATTATTATATTCTTTTTTAGCCGCTGGAGTTATAATAACCTTTGTTCCATTTCTTTACATGTTTTTATTAGCTACCAGATCCAGGGCAGAGATATTTTCATCTATCTTTTCACTGGCTCCAGGCCAGTCTTTTATGGATAATTACCAGATATTAATAAGCAATGTACCTATCTGGAGAAACCTATTTAATAGTATCTTTATTTCGACTACAGCAACTATCTTAACAGTATTTTTCTGTTCCTTAGGTGGATATGGTTTCTCTAAATATAACTTTAAATTTAAAGATACATTATTCTTTTCAATGTTAGCAACAATGATGATTCCAGGTCTATTATCAATCATACCCTGGTTTATAATGATGAACTTCTTTGGCTGGATAGACACCTTCTATCCAATGATAATACCAGGAATAGCCAATCCCTTTGGAATCTTTTTAATGACGCAGTTTATGAATTCAATTCCCTATGATGTTATAGATGCTGCCAGGATTGATGGCTGTGGAGAGTTTGAGATTTTCCTTAAGATAATTCTACCTATGAGCAAATCAGGTATCGGAGCCCTATCAGTCTTAACATTTTTAGGCTCCTGGAACGTTTTAATGCAGCCACTTCTAATCCTTCAGAGCAGACATATGTGGACACTACCTGTAGCTCTGACAAGGTTGGCAGATCAGGCCGGTATCGACCATGGTGCGGCTATGGTTGGAGTTATAATAGCAATAGCACCAATTTTAATTGCATATATAATCGGTTCCAAATCAATCCTTAAAGGTGTTATGGAAGGTGCAACCAAGGGTTAA
- a CDS encoding carbohydrate ABC transporter permease, whose translation MKSNNNSGIGDKLRLSKNVAPYVFISPFFILFLIFGLFPILYSFFLSFNSWDGIGQMSFVGLDNYAYILTDDWFWDSVKSTLIIFALTTIPQHVFALTLAFILNSTYVKLKDFFRTSYFLPYITSAVAIAIIFDVLLGHRSGLLNALLIWANQLPPVEFLFQTFNFDLPARWLGEPRLIRFSIAGLLTWRFTGWNMLIYFAGLQTIPKSLYEAARVDGASIRQVFTKITLPLLKPVIFFGVTMSIIGNLQLFEEPFVLVGADGGTGRAGMTTAMYLFRTGFHWRQFGEGSAMAYVLCVFIIILSLVNKKLFSGGGLNELQQ comes from the coding sequence ATGAAATCCAATAATAATTCAGGGATTGGCGATAAATTAAGATTAAGTAAAAATGTAGCCCCTTATGTCTTTATCTCCCCATTTTTCATTTTATTTTTGATATTTGGCCTCTTCCCAATTTTATATTCTTTCTTTTTAAGCTTTAATTCCTGGGATGGAATAGGTCAGATGAGCTTTGTAGGTCTTGATAATTATGCTTACATCTTAACAGATGATTGGTTCTGGGATTCAGTTAAAAGTACACTTATAATTTTTGCATTGACAACAATACCACAGCATGTTTTTGCATTAACACTTGCTTTTATATTAAATTCAACATATGTAAAATTAAAAGACTTCTTTAGAACGTCATATTTTCTGCCTTATATAACTTCGGCAGTTGCAATAGCAATAATCTTTGATGTTCTATTAGGTCATCGTTCAGGCCTTTTAAATGCACTCTTAATCTGGGCCAATCAGTTGCCACCAGTGGAATTTCTCTTTCAGACATTCAATTTTGATCTGCCGGCCAGGTGGCTAGGTGAACCTAGATTGATTAGATTTTCAATTGCCGGATTACTTACCTGGAGGTTTACCGGCTGGAATATGTTAATCTATTTTGCTGGACTCCAGACAATCCCTAAAAGTCTCTATGAAGCAGCTAGAGTAGATGGAGCCAGTATCAGACAGGTCTTTACAAAGATAACACTGCCATTATTGAAGCCAGTTATTTTCTTTGGTGTTACCATGTCTATAATTGGAAACTTACAGCTCTTTGAAGAACCATTTGTACTGGTTGGAGCTGATGGCGGTACAGGGCGAGCAGGGATGACTACTGCAATGTACTTATTCAGGACAGGTTTCCACTGGAGACAGTTTGGCGAAGGTAGTGCCATGGCATATGTACTGTGTGTATTTATAATAATCTTAAGTTTAGTAAATAAAAAATTATTCTCTGGTGGTGGCTTAAATGAATTACAGCAATAA
- a CDS encoding ABC transporter substrate-binding protein, translating to MFSKKGLLLTVMVFVMAASLLLGGSTELMAEDVTTITVAAFPDQDSGFEAILDDFHEKHPHIRVELEVADFDDHHQTLLTRIAAGSNVPDVANVEIAFVGDFVNRGGFENLTAEPYNAGRFEEDIIGYKWAQGTNDDTGNLIAMPLDISPGTMFYRRDRLDELGVDIEDLNTMEDWIEVGEEFAAEGDKWLFADAASVYEMIRRSGDHQFFDDEGEPIITSDKFVRAFEMAKEVRDRGLDGQIGEWSNEWFTTFQEGTALVHTSGAWLGGHIQNWMAPETAGKWGVSNLPDDMYINWGGSFLAIPEDAENKAEAWEFIEYVTTNVEPQIAQFEAANIFPALLEAFDHEIFEEPSEFYGGQNVRELWLDAAMQIPEVNTNRYDNIAEDIVGDALTEVLENDKDIMQALEDAEQLLRRRMR from the coding sequence ATGTTTTCTAAAAAAGGTTTATTATTAACAGTTATGGTATTTGTAATGGCAGCTTCATTATTATTAGGTGGTAGCACAGAGTTAATGGCTGAGGATGTAACTACAATCACAGTTGCAGCATTCCCTGATCAGGATTCGGGTTTTGAAGCAATCTTAGATGATTTCCATGAAAAGCACCCGCATATTAGGGTAGAATTAGAAGTGGCTGACTTTGATGATCACCATCAAACATTATTAACTAGAATTGCTGCTGGCTCAAATGTTCCAGATGTAGCCAATGTAGAAATTGCATTTGTCGGTGACTTTGTCAACAGAGGTGGCTTTGAAAATTTAACTGCTGAGCCATATAATGCAGGTAGATTTGAAGAAGATATTATTGGTTACAAATGGGCCCAGGGAACCAATGACGATACAGGTAATCTGATTGCAATGCCTTTAGATATTTCCCCAGGTACAATGTTCTATCGTAGAGATCGTCTGGATGAATTAGGTGTAGATATTGAAGATCTTAATACCATGGAAGACTGGATAGAGGTTGGAGAAGAATTTGCAGCTGAAGGTGACAAATGGTTATTTGCTGATGCAGCTTCAGTTTATGAAATGATAAGAAGATCTGGAGATCATCAGTTCTTTGATGATGAAGGCGAGCCAATTATAACTTCAGATAAATTTGTTAGAGCTTTTGAAATGGCCAAAGAAGTTAGAGATAGAGGTCTAGATGGACAGATTGGTGAATGGTCAAATGAATGGTTCACAACATTCCAGGAAGGTACTGCCTTAGTTCATACTTCTGGTGCATGGTTAGGTGGCCATATCCAGAACTGGATGGCTCCTGAAACTGCTGGCAAATGGGGAGTTTCCAACCTGCCAGATGATATGTATATCAACTGGGGTGGCTCATTCTTAGCTATTCCTGAAGATGCTGAAAATAAAGCAGAAGCATGGGAATTCATTGAATATGTAACTACTAACGTTGAGCCACAGATTGCTCAGTTCGAAGCAGCTAATATATTCCCAGCATTACTAGAAGCATTTGACCATGAAATCTTTGAAGAACCATCAGAATTTTATGGTGGTCAGAATGTTAGAGAACTCTGGTTAGATGCTGCAATGCAGATTCCTGAAGTAAATACAAATAGATATGACAATATTGCTGAAGATATCGTTGGCGATGCTTTAACAGAGGTACTGGAAAACGATAAAGATATCATGCAGGCTTTAGAAGATGCAGAACAGTTACTAAGAAGAAGAATGAGATAA
- a CDS encoding LacI family DNA-binding transcriptional regulator: MKNSVDIYTIAEHAGVSKSTVSRVLNNKDDVSETTREKVMEVIKNLNYKPNSSAKGLASQRTKTVGLVVSEITNSFFSMFVKGAEDKAMEENYNIMLANSNWVVEEELKCIRIFEEGRVDGILKISGGGDELLNDYLNSLANKEMPLIVVDRKMDNENIPKVNVDNIDGAYKGTKYLLGLGHKKIAFVKGDDIAASDASIDRVKGYRKALADSNIDYQVIEPGFFDREDAFTATENIIKNHPDITAIFYASDMMAVGGLKALKKAGLKVPEDISVLGFDDIELASIIDPALSTLRQPRYQMGYLGMEKLIDKLEGRPEEVYGEDVIFELELIERESTGPVKA; the protein is encoded by the coding sequence ATGAAAAACAGTGTAGATATTTATACAATAGCAGAACATGCAGGAGTCTCAAAAAGTACCGTTTCCAGAGTCTTAAATAATAAAGATGATGTTAGCGAGACTACCCGGGAAAAAGTTATGGAAGTAATAAAAAACTTAAACTATAAACCTAATAGTTCAGCAAAAGGCCTTGCCAGTCAGAGAACTAAAACAGTTGGTCTGGTAGTTTCAGAAATCACCAATTCATTTTTCTCTATGTTTGTTAAAGGCGCTGAAGATAAAGCCATGGAAGAAAACTATAATATAATGCTTGCTAACAGTAACTGGGTTGTTGAAGAAGAACTTAAATGTATTAGAATCTTTGAAGAGGGCAGGGTTGATGGTATTTTAAAGATAAGTGGTGGTGGCGATGAGCTTTTAAATGACTACTTAAATAGCCTGGCCAATAAAGAAATGCCCTTAATAGTTGTCGACAGAAAAATGGATAATGAAAATATACCAAAAGTTAACGTAGATAATATCGATGGTGCCTATAAAGGAACTAAATATTTATTAGGATTAGGCCACAAAAAAATAGCCTTTGTTAAAGGTGATGATATAGCAGCTTCAGACGCTTCAATAGATAGAGTTAAAGGTTATCGCAAAGCACTAGCTGACTCAAATATAGATTATCAGGTTATAGAACCAGGTTTTTTTGATAGAGAAGATGCCTTTACTGCTACTGAAAATATTATAAAAAATCACCCAGATATTACTGCTATTTTTTATGCATCAGACATGATGGCAGTTGGTGGCCTTAAAGCCTTAAAAAAAGCCGGGCTCAAAGTGCCAGAGGACATTTCAGTTCTAGGTTTTGATGATATTGAACTTGCCTCTATCATAGATCCAGCGCTTTCAACCTTAAGACAGCCCAGGTATCAGATGGGTTATCTAGGTATGGAAAAGTTGATTGATAAATTAGAGGGTAGACCTGAAGAGGTTTACGGAGAAGATGTAATCTTTGAATTAGAATTGATTGAACGTGAATCGACAGGACCGGTTAAGGCTTAA
- a CDS encoding aspartate aminotransferase family protein yields the protein MQTNEIIGLENKYHMNLYNRIPLVLERGNGVYLYDNEGNCYLDFAAGIAVNSLGHNDPDVTKAIKDQAEKLIHGSNLYHYESQNKLAKILVGNSSADRVFFANSGAEANEAALKLTRRYFYNQNQPKHEIIVADRSFHGRTLATLAATDRPKYQKPFQPLPTGFKVVPFNDLKAAEDAITPETAAIMVEPVQGEGGVRPASQDYLTGLRKLADEKNILLIFDEVQTGIGRTGHFFAHQAYGVEPDIFTSAKALGNGVPISALLAKEKVAKSFQPGDHATTYGGNPLVCSAALATVNKIIQPDFLSSVRETGQYLKESLENLSEEVSWLGPVRGMGLLLAVKTGDKTKELMTALRKQGILVLTAGEDLLRFAPPLIIKKEEIDQFIKVFKSLVKDPAFNRINL from the coding sequence ATGCAAACAAATGAAATTATAGGATTAGAAAATAAATACCATATGAACCTCTACAATCGGATTCCACTAGTCCTTGAAAGAGGTAATGGGGTTTATCTTTATGATAATGAAGGCAACTGCTATCTGGATTTTGCAGCTGGCATAGCAGTCAATTCACTGGGCCATAATGACCCAGATGTAACTAAAGCTATTAAAGACCAGGCTGAGAAGCTAATCCATGGCTCCAACCTCTATCATTATGAGAGTCAGAACAAACTTGCTAAAATCCTGGTTGGAAATAGTTCAGCTGATAGAGTCTTTTTTGCCAATAGTGGAGCTGAAGCCAATGAGGCAGCCTTAAAGTTGACCAGGCGCTATTTTTACAATCAGAATCAGCCAAAACATGAAATTATAGTGGCTGACCGTTCATTCCATGGCCGGACCCTGGCTACTCTAGCCGCCACAGACAGGCCAAAATACCAGAAGCCTTTCCAGCCATTACCGACTGGATTTAAAGTTGTCCCCTTTAATGATCTCAAGGCAGCAGAAGATGCTATAACACCTGAAACAGCAGCGATTATGGTTGAACCAGTTCAGGGAGAAGGTGGTGTAAGACCGGCCAGCCAGGATTATTTAACTGGACTTAGAAAATTAGCAGATGAAAAAAATATTCTTTTAATCTTTGATGAAGTCCAGACTGGAATCGGTAGAACAGGTCACTTCTTTGCCCATCAGGCTTATGGAGTTGAGCCGGATATCTTTACATCAGCCAAAGCCCTGGGTAATGGAGTGCCAATTAGCGCCTTATTGGCAAAAGAAAAAGTAGCTAAAAGTTTTCAGCCAGGAGACCATGCCACAACCTATGGCGGCAATCCCCTGGTCTGCAGCGCAGCCCTGGCCACAGTCAACAAGATAATCCAGCCTGATTTTCTCAGCTCAGTCAGAGAAACAGGTCAGTATTTAAAAGAATCTTTAGAAAACCTTTCAGAAGAAGTCAGCTGGCTCGGCCCTGTCCGGGGTATGGGGCTCTTACTGGCAGTTAAAACTGGTGATAAAACTAAAGAGTTGATGACAGCTTTAAGAAAGCAGGGAATCCTGGTACTTACAGCCGGAGAAGACCTTTTAAGATTTGCCCCGCCTTTAATTATAAAAAAAGAAGAGATAGACCAGTTTATTAAAGTATTTAAGAGCCTGGTCAAAGATCCAGCATTTAATAGGATTAATTTATAA
- the argB gene encoding acetylglutamate kinase → MKDLIERADNLIEALPYIQKFQGKIMVIKYGGNAMVNGEMLASVLKDIALLKYVGIKPVMVHGGGPAISESLDRLGLESYFHKGLRVTDQETMAVVRETLVGQVNTRIVDYAGLAGTKAVGLSGSDGSLIVARKYFDGTDFDYGYVGEVDRINPVIIETMLTAGYFPIIAPVGVDQSGNSYNINSDLVAGEIAAALKAEKLIVLTNTDGILADKNDPESRISRLKLPEIEEMITSGRIAGGMLPKVKACKTALQNQVNRTHILDGRQEHALLLEIFTAHGIGTMIN, encoded by the coding sequence ATGAAAGATTTAATCGAAAGAGCAGATAATTTAATTGAAGCCCTGCCCTATATCCAGAAATTCCAGGGAAAGATAATGGTCATTAAATATGGAGGCAATGCCATGGTCAATGGCGAGATGCTGGCTTCAGTTTTAAAAGATATAGCCCTATTAAAATATGTCGGTATTAAGCCGGTAATGGTCCATGGCGGTGGACCGGCAATCTCTGAAAGCCTTGATCGACTTGGTTTAGAAAGCTACTTCCATAAAGGTCTTAGGGTTACCGATCAGGAGACAATGGCAGTTGTCAGGGAGACTCTGGTCGGCCAGGTCAATACCAGAATAGTCGACTATGCTGGCCTGGCTGGAACTAAGGCCGTCGGTTTATCCGGAAGTGATGGTAGCCTGATAGTGGCTAGAAAATATTTTGATGGAACAGATTTTGATTATGGTTATGTCGGCGAAGTTGATAGAATCAACCCGGTAATAATTGAGACAATGCTAACAGCAGGCTATTTCCCAATTATCGCACCAGTTGGAGTTGACCAATCAGGCAACAGCTACAATATTAATTCAGATCTCGTTGCCGGCGAGATAGCAGCAGCTTTAAAAGCAGAAAAATTAATAGTTCTGACCAATACCGATGGAATTCTGGCAGATAAAAATGATCCAGAAAGCCGGATTTCCAGATTAAAGTTGCCTGAGATTGAAGAGATGATAACCTCTGGAAGAATTGCTGGCGGAATGTTACCAAAGGTCAAAGCCTGTAAGACAGCACTTCAGAACCAGGTAAATAGAACTCATATCCTGGATGGCCGCCAGGAACATGCTTTATTGCTAGAGATCTTTACAGCCCATGGAATCGGAACGATGATCAATTAA
- the argJ gene encoding bifunctional glutamate N-acetyltransferase/amino-acid acetyltransferase ArgJ, whose protein sequence is MKDINSGILAPSGFAGSAVKTGVKNSSLDLAIIYAEKEARTVAVFTTNEVQAAPVIFSREQLKSDRIKAIVVNSGIANACTGEQGWLDTVEMAKKTASKLSLDKEQILIASTGIIGKNLPMDKIKPGIDQAAASLNKSSGSEIARAILTTDTSIKEKAFKFEIGGREIKIGGVAKGSGMIEPNMATMLAFFTTDIAIKTELLDAAFREAVAKSFNKITVDGDQSTNDMAAIMASGMAGNPEITEKGNDYHKFVRVLTELAEFLAQAIVRDGEGCTKFIEVVTAGVRTEEEAEKIARKIANSPLVKTAIFGEAPSWGRIAAAVGSASNNFSKSDLVIELNGNKIFGPAEKVYNFPKDILNQNEILINVDLNAGHASAKIWTCDFSHGYIDINTKYYS, encoded by the coding sequence ATGAAAGACATAAATAGTGGAATCCTTGCACCGTCAGGTTTTGCAGGTTCAGCAGTTAAAACAGGAGTAAAAAATTCAAGTCTTGATCTGGCAATTATCTATGCTGAAAAAGAGGCCAGAACAGTGGCAGTCTTTACAACCAATGAAGTCCAGGCAGCTCCGGTAATATTTAGTAGAGAACAGCTTAAGTCCGATAGAATAAAAGCAATTGTTGTAAATAGTGGAATTGCCAATGCCTGTACCGGTGAACAGGGCTGGCTAGATACAGTCGAGATGGCAAAAAAGACTGCTAGCAAATTAAGCCTTGATAAAGAACAGATTCTTATAGCATCAACAGGAATTATTGGCAAGAATCTTCCAATGGATAAAATCAAGCCTGGAATAGATCAAGCGGCAGCCTCATTAAATAAATCTTCAGGTTCAGAGATTGCAAGAGCAATTCTAACAACAGATACCAGTATAAAAGAGAAAGCCTTTAAATTTGAAATTGGAGGCAGAGAAATAAAGATAGGCGGAGTTGCCAAGGGCTCAGGGATGATAGAACCTAATATGGCAACAATGCTGGCCTTTTTCACAACAGATATAGCAATCAAGACAGAACTTTTAGATGCAGCTTTCAGAGAAGCAGTCGCAAAATCATTTAATAAGATAACCGTTGATGGAGATCAAAGCACCAATGATATGGCGGCCATAATGGCCAGTGGTATGGCAGGCAACCCTGAAATCACTGAGAAAGGCAATGATTACCATAAATTTGTCAGAGTATTGACTGAGCTTGCCGAATTCCTGGCCCAGGCTATTGTTAGAGATGGAGAGGGCTGCACAAAATTTATCGAAGTTGTTACTGCAGGTGTCAGGACTGAAGAGGAGGCTGAGAAAATTGCCAGAAAGATAGCCAATTCACCGCTGGTTAAGACAGCTATCTTCGGTGAAGCCCCGTCCTGGGGCAGGATTGCTGCTGCAGTCGGCTCAGCCAGCAATAACTTCTCAAAATCAGATCTGGTAATTGAATTAAATGGCAATAAGATCTTCGGTCCAGCCGAAAAAGTCTATAACTTTCCTAAAGATATACTAAACCAGAATGAAATACTGATAAATGTCGATCTCAATGCCGGTCATGCCAGTGCAAAGATCTGGACCTGCGATTTCAGCCACGGCTATATCGATATAAATACAAAATATTATAGTTAA